A single genomic interval of Sebastes umbrosus isolate fSebUmb1 chromosome 9, fSebUmb1.pri, whole genome shotgun sequence harbors:
- the pfdn6 gene encoding prefoldin subunit 6, whose translation MAEAVQKKLKAEVEKYTQMQKDVSRSMTSRQKLETQLTENNIVKEELDLLDSTNTVYKLIGPVLVKQDLDEAKATVTKRLEYINGEIQRYETLLKDLEKKSEAHREVLSSLQQEYQRAQGLAVGKA comes from the exons ATGGCAGAGGCCGTTCAAAAGAAACTGAAAGCGGAAGTAGAGAAATACACCCAGATGCAGAAAG ATGTTAGCAGGAGCATGACATCCAGACAGAAGCTGGAGACTCAGCTAACAGAGAACAACATTGTCAAAGAG GAGCTTGACCTGCTGGACAGCACAAACACAGTGTATAAGCTTATTGGCCCTGTATTAGTGAAGCAAGACCTGGATGAGGCCAAAGCCACAGTGACGAAAAGGCTGGAGTACATCAACGGAGAGAT TCAAAGGTATGAGACGCTCCTGAAAGACTTGGAAAAGAAATCTGAAGCGCATCGAGAAGTCTTGTCCAGTTTACAGCAGGAGTATCAGAGAGCCCAGGGCCTGGCTGTAGGAAAAGCCTGA
- the mmgt1 gene encoding membrane magnesium transporter 1, whose product MKMASSFWKGVVGVGLFALAHAAFSAAQHRSYMRLTEKENETLPIDIVLQTLLSFVMTCYGIVHIAGEFKDMDASSELKNKTFDTLRNHPSFYLFNHRGRMLFRSPEEEPSSVRNQQAIPNPMRLRKLEHLH is encoded by the exons ATGAAGATGGCCTCGTCGTTCTGGAAAGGTGTTGTCGGTGTCGGACTCTTCGCCTTAGCTCACGCAGCTTTCTCTGCAGCACAGC ATCGATCATACATGCGCCTCACAGAGAAGGAGAACGAGACACTACCCATTGAT attGTATTACAGACCTTGTTATCGTTTGTGATGACCTGTTATGGTATTGTTCACATTGCTGGAGAGTTCAAAGACATGGACGCCTCCTCAGAGCTCAAAAACAA aacatTTGATACACTGAGGAACCACCCATCCTTTTACCTTTTCAATCACCGGGGTCGGATGCTATTCCGCTCGCCGGAGGAGGAGCCCTCCTCTGTACGCAACCAGCAAGCTATTCCCAACCCCATGCGGCTACGCAAGCTGGAGCATTTGCACTGA